In the genome of Telluria beijingensis, one region contains:
- a CDS encoding ExbD/TolR family protein, which translates to MSMNVGGGGSAAAADPEPMMEMNMTPLIDVLLVLIIMLIITIPKQDHSVNLNMPVGNPPPMTDVKPVVITIDVDFDGTILWDGEVIPDRASLEAKMNAVAAMADQPEVHLRPNKLVEYKVVAGVMASAQRLGVTKIGMVGNEQFQ; encoded by the coding sequence ATGAGTATGAACGTAGGTGGAGGCGGCTCCGCAGCAGCAGCCGATCCGGAACCGATGATGGAAATGAACATGACGCCGTTGATCGACGTCCTGCTCGTTCTCATCATCATGCTGATTATCACGATTCCGAAGCAAGACCACTCCGTCAACCTGAACATGCCAGTCGGCAATCCACCGCCGATGACCGATGTCAAGCCGGTCGTGATCACGATCGACGTCGACTTCGACGGCACCATCCTCTGGGATGGCGAAGTGATCCCGGATCGCGCCAGCCTGGAAGCAAAGATGAACGCCGTTGCAGCGATGGCCGACCAGCCTGAAGTGCACCTGCGTCCGAATAAGCTGGTAGAGTACAAGGTTGTTGCCGGTGTCATGGCATCTGCCCAGCGTCTCGGCGTCACCAAAATCGGCATGGTCGGTAACGAGCAGTTCCAGTAA
- a CDS encoding tetratricopeptide repeat protein, which yields MIKFRLAHLSLAMAALGFTALTPVIGLSSAVAQEAMRAEIGKPLQQAQAQMKQGKHKEALATLRGLDKVGNKTANESYLIERVRAGAASSAGDYDTAAKSFEALLNSGKLSANERSQFAEGLVGIYMRAGDLNKANATIQNLLKQKDDPKLRAYLLQNYYKQGNTAALEQELRTIEKSGRLSEDQLGMLANIQLKKNDTAGYVRTIEKLAASYPKAQYWTDLLNRVQRQPGYASRLNVDVYRLKLANNLLKKPSEYMEMAQLVLQAKAPAEAIKIIDKGYKAGALGTGTDAARHQRLKELAEKNLAEQNKNFATLEAEHTSVKDNDSLVGLGYALVQAGQADKGLKMMETAIKAGGLKNADEAKLRLGEAYAAAGKKQQAIATLKTVGGKDGTAELARYWILAINNPLS from the coding sequence ATGATCAAGTTCCGTCTCGCTCACCTCAGCCTTGCAATGGCCGCTCTGGGCTTTACCGCGCTCACCCCGGTAATCGGCCTGTCTTCCGCCGTCGCGCAGGAAGCCATGCGCGCGGAGATTGGCAAACCGCTGCAGCAAGCCCAGGCCCAGATGAAACAGGGCAAGCACAAGGAAGCACTGGCCACCCTGCGCGGACTGGACAAGGTGGGCAACAAGACCGCCAATGAAAGCTACCTGATCGAGCGCGTGCGCGCCGGGGCAGCCTCTTCGGCCGGCGATTACGATACCGCCGCCAAATCCTTCGAAGCCCTGCTCAATTCGGGCAAGCTGAGCGCCAACGAGCGTTCGCAATTCGCCGAAGGCCTGGTGGGCATCTATATGCGTGCAGGCGACCTGAACAAGGCCAACGCCACCATCCAGAACCTGCTCAAGCAGAAGGATGATCCAAAACTGCGCGCCTACCTGCTGCAGAACTATTACAAGCAAGGCAACACCGCCGCCCTCGAGCAGGAACTGCGCACCATCGAGAAAAGCGGCCGCCTGAGCGAAGACCAACTGGGCATGCTGGCCAATATCCAGCTGAAAAAGAACGATACCGCCGGCTACGTGCGCACCATCGAGAAGCTGGCCGCCAGCTATCCGAAGGCGCAGTACTGGACCGACCTGCTGAACCGCGTGCAGCGCCAGCCGGGCTACGCCAGCCGCCTGAACGTCGACGTCTATCGCCTGAAACTGGCCAACAACCTGCTCAAGAAGCCGAGCGAGTACATGGAAATGGCCCAGCTGGTGCTGCAGGCGAAAGCCCCGGCCGAAGCGATCAAGATCATCGACAAGGGCTACAAGGCCGGCGCCCTCGGCACCGGCACCGACGCCGCGCGTCACCAGCGTCTGAAGGAACTGGCCGAGAAGAACCTGGCGGAGCAGAACAAGAACTTCGCCACGCTGGAAGCCGAGCACACCTCGGTCAAGGACAACGACTCGCTGGTGGGCCTGGGTTACGCACTGGTGCAGGCTGGCCAGGCCGACAAGGGCCTGAAAATGATGGAAACCGCCATCAAGGCCGGCGGCCTGAAGAACGCCGACGAAGCCAAGCTGCGCCTGGGCGAAGCCTACGCCGCCGCCGGCAAGAAGCAGCAAGCCATCGCCACGCTCAAGACCGTGGGCGGCAAGGACGGCACCGCCGAACTGGCCCGCTACTGGATCCTGGCGATCAACAATCCGCTGTCCTGA
- a CDS encoding bifunctional riboflavin kinase/FAD synthetase: MKVFRGLPNDRARAPCALTIGNFDGVHRGHQALLAHVRSAAAALGLEAAVMTFEPHPREYFARKSGDLSRAPARIANLRDKLEDLDQAGIDRVIVEHFNEQFAAMSPRDFIERVLVDGLHVRWLMVGDDFRFGARRQGDIAMLIEAGREFGFEVHTLDAVMLGDQRISSSAVRAALQEGDFDRTRELLGHPYAMSGHVIHGQKLGRTLGFPTMNLRVAHRPALSGIFVVQVHGLADEPLPAVASLGVRPTVEDAGRMLLEVHVFDYARQCYGQLVRVEFLAKLRDEEKYDDLATLTAAIDNDAAQARAFFAHRHGALTATDRI; the protein is encoded by the coding sequence ATGAAGGTATTTCGCGGACTTCCCAACGACAGGGCGCGCGCGCCCTGCGCGCTCACGATCGGCAATTTCGACGGCGTCCATCGCGGCCACCAGGCCCTGCTGGCGCACGTGCGCAGCGCCGCCGCGGCGCTCGGCCTGGAAGCGGCCGTGATGACCTTCGAGCCCCATCCACGCGAATACTTCGCCCGCAAGTCCGGCGACCTGTCCCGGGCCCCGGCCCGCATCGCCAACCTGCGCGACAAGCTCGAGGATCTCGACCAGGCCGGCATCGACCGCGTCATCGTCGAGCATTTCAACGAACAGTTCGCCGCCATGTCGCCGCGCGATTTCATCGAACGCGTGCTGGTCGACGGCCTGCACGTCAGGTGGCTGATGGTCGGCGACGATTTCCGCTTCGGCGCGCGGCGCCAGGGCGATATCGCGATGCTGATCGAGGCCGGCCGCGAATTCGGTTTCGAGGTCCACACGCTGGACGCCGTCATGCTGGGCGACCAGCGCATCTCGTCCTCGGCCGTGCGCGCCGCCCTGCAGGAAGGCGATTTCGACCGTACCCGCGAACTGCTCGGCCATCCGTATGCGATGTCGGGCCACGTGATCCACGGCCAGAAACTGGGCCGCACCCTCGGCTTTCCCACCATGAACCTGCGCGTGGCGCACCGCCCCGCCCTGTCCGGCATCTTCGTCGTGCAGGTGCATGGCCTGGCGGATGAACCGCTGCCGGCCGTGGCCAGCCTGGGCGTGCGTCCGACCGTGGAAGATGCCGGCCGCATGCTGCTCGAGGTGCATGTATTCGACTATGCCCGGCAATGCTACGGCCAGTTGGTGCGCGTGGAATTCCTGGCCAAGCTGCGCGACGAAGAGAAATACGACGACCTGGCCACGCTCACCGCCGCGATCGACAATGACGCGGCCCAGGCGCGCGCCTTCTTCGCCCACCGCCATGGCGCGCTGACGGCGACCGACCGAATTTGA
- the ileS gene encoding isoleucine--tRNA ligase — translation MSDTKQNSAPKGGKKPESKYPVNMTDTPFPMRGDLAKREPGWVKQWQDKKIYERVRKAAAGRPTFILHDGPPYANGDIHLGHAVNKILKDMVIKSRTIAGFDAPYVPGWDCHGMPIEIQIEKLYGKNLPTAEVLQKARAYALEQIDRQRAGFIRLGVLGEWDNPYMTMAYSNEADELRALGTLLEKGYVYRGLKPVNWCFDCGSALAEAEVEYQDKRDPAIDVGFAFHEQDRIAAAFGLAKLPVDKGFIVIWTTTPWTIPSNQALNVGPEVGYSLVQVERDGQPQLLILGSELVESVLARYKLEGTTIATTTGDKLEGIRFKHPLHAQDAFYDRLSPVYLADYVTVDSGTGVVHSAPAYGLEDFQSCKAHGMKDDEILKPVMGDGRFASTLPLFGGMTIWEASKPICAALTEAGALFELKMFDHSYMHCWRHKTPIVYRATSQWFAGMDVNPKDGGPTLRQTALAGIEKTQFFPDWGQARLHGMIENRPDWTLSRQRQWGVPMAFFIHKETGELHPRTPELLEQVAKLIEAGGIDAWHNLDPATLLGEDAATYEKNKDTLDVWFDSGSTHQTVLRGSHKEQSSFPADLYLEGSDQHRGWFHSSLLTSSMLNGTPPYKALLTHGFTVDENGKKMSKSLGNTMAPQKISDTLGADILRLWVASTDYTGELSIGEEILKRVTESYRRIRNTLRFLLANTSDFDPAQHAVPMAELLEIDRYAIASMAQLQADVAAHFERYEFHPVVSRLQNYCSEDLGGFYLDILKDRLYTTGVGSHARRSAQTALWHIAHSLLRVMAPILSFTAEEAWEKFAGSQAFADSDETIFTQTLWSFPALEDGDALLAKYALLRQVRNDVTKQLEEVRASGAIGSSLQAELAIKASGDKYRALASLDDDLKFVFITSQATVAEVAGEAEESVTVEPSTAEKCERCWHYRRDVGHDHAHPTLCGRCTSNLFGAGEQRRFA, via the coding sequence ATGTCCGATACCAAACAGAATAGCGCGCCCAAAGGCGGCAAGAAGCCTGAGAGCAAATACCCGGTCAATATGACCGACACCCCATTCCCGATGCGGGGCGACCTCGCCAAGCGCGAGCCGGGCTGGGTCAAGCAATGGCAAGATAAAAAGATCTACGAGCGCGTGCGCAAGGCCGCCGCCGGCCGCCCGACATTCATCCTGCACGACGGTCCGCCGTATGCCAACGGCGACATCCACCTGGGCCATGCCGTCAACAAGATCCTCAAGGATATGGTCATCAAGTCGCGCACGATCGCCGGCTTCGACGCGCCGTATGTGCCGGGCTGGGATTGCCACGGCATGCCGATCGAGATCCAGATCGAAAAACTGTATGGCAAGAACCTGCCGACCGCCGAAGTGCTGCAAAAGGCGCGCGCCTATGCGCTCGAGCAGATCGACCGCCAGCGCGCCGGCTTCATCCGCCTGGGCGTACTGGGCGAGTGGGACAACCCGTACATGACCATGGCCTACAGTAACGAGGCAGACGAGTTGCGCGCACTCGGCACCTTGCTCGAGAAAGGCTATGTCTATCGCGGCCTGAAGCCCGTGAACTGGTGCTTCGACTGCGGTTCGGCGCTGGCCGAGGCCGAAGTCGAGTACCAGGACAAACGCGACCCGGCAATCGACGTCGGCTTCGCCTTCCACGAGCAGGACAGGATCGCCGCCGCCTTCGGCCTGGCCAAGCTGCCGGTCGACAAGGGCTTCATCGTGATCTGGACCACGACTCCGTGGACCATCCCGTCGAACCAGGCCCTGAACGTGGGCCCGGAAGTCGGCTATTCGCTGGTGCAGGTCGAGCGCGACGGCCAGCCGCAGCTCTTGATCCTGGGTTCGGAACTGGTGGAGTCGGTGCTGGCCCGCTACAAGCTCGAAGGCACGACGATCGCCACCACCACGGGCGACAAGCTGGAGGGCATCCGCTTCAAGCACCCGCTGCATGCGCAGGACGCATTCTACGACCGCCTGTCGCCGGTCTACCTGGCCGACTACGTGACCGTCGATAGCGGTACCGGCGTGGTCCACTCGGCCCCGGCCTATGGCCTGGAAGACTTCCAGTCGTGCAAGGCGCACGGCATGAAGGACGACGAGATCCTCAAACCCGTAATGGGCGACGGCCGCTTCGCCTCGACCCTGCCGCTGTTTGGCGGCATGACGATCTGGGAAGCGAGCAAGCCGATCTGCGCGGCGCTGACCGAGGCTGGCGCCCTGTTCGAACTCAAGATGTTCGACCACAGCTATATGCACTGCTGGAGGCATAAAACGCCGATCGTCTACCGCGCCACCAGCCAGTGGTTCGCCGGCATGGATGTCAATCCAAAGGATGGCGGCCCTACCCTGCGCCAGACCGCGCTGGCCGGCATCGAGAAGACGCAGTTCTTCCCTGACTGGGGCCAGGCGCGCCTGCACGGCATGATCGAGAACCGTCCGGACTGGACCCTGTCGCGCCAGCGCCAGTGGGGCGTGCCGATGGCCTTCTTCATCCACAAGGAGACCGGCGAGCTGCACCCACGCACCCCGGAACTGCTGGAACAGGTAGCGAAACTGATCGAAGCGGGCGGCATCGACGCCTGGCACAACCTCGACCCGGCCACCCTGCTGGGCGAGGACGCCGCCACCTATGAAAAGAACAAGGACACGCTGGACGTCTGGTTCGATTCGGGCAGCACCCACCAGACCGTGCTGCGCGGCTCGCACAAGGAGCAGTCCAGCTTCCCGGCCGACCTGTACCTGGAAGGCTCGGACCAGCACCGCGGCTGGTTCCACTCGTCGCTCCTGACCTCGTCGATGCTCAACGGGACCCCGCCCTACAAGGCGCTGCTGACCCACGGCTTCACGGTCGACGAGAACGGCAAGAAGATGTCGAAATCGCTTGGTAATACCATGGCGCCGCAGAAGATTTCGGATACGCTCGGCGCCGACATCCTGCGCCTGTGGGTGGCCTCGACCGACTACACGGGCGAGCTGTCGATCGGCGAAGAGATCCTGAAACGCGTGACCGAATCGTACCGCCGCATCCGCAACACGCTGCGCTTCCTGCTGGCGAACACCTCGGACTTCGATCCGGCGCAGCACGCAGTGCCGATGGCCGAGCTGCTGGAGATCGACCGCTATGCGATCGCCTCGATGGCGCAATTGCAGGCCGACGTCGCGGCGCACTTCGAGCGCTACGAGTTCCACCCGGTCGTCTCTCGCCTGCAGAACTACTGCTCTGAAGACCTGGGTGGCTTCTACCTCGACATCCTGAAGGACCGCCTGTACACCACCGGCGTCGGCTCGCACGCGCGCCGCTCGGCCCAGACCGCGCTGTGGCACATCGCCCACTCGCTGCTGCGCGTGATGGCGCCGATCCTGTCGTTCACCGCCGAAGAGGCGTGGGAGAAGTTCGCGGGCAGCCAGGCCTTTGCCGACAGCGACGAGACCATCTTCACCCAGACGCTGTGGAGCTTCCCCGCGCTCGAAGACGGTGACGCCTTGCTGGCCAAGTATGCGCTGCTGCGCCAGGTGCGTAACGACGTCACCAAGCAGCTGGAAGAAGTGCGCGCCTCCGGCGCCATCGGCTCCTCGCTGCAGGCGGAACTGGCGATCAAGGCCTCGGGCGACAAGTACCGCGCGCTGGCCAGCCTGGACGATGACCTCAAGTTCGTCTTCATCACCTCGCAGGCGACGGTCGCCGAAGTCGCCGGCGAAGCCGAAGAAAGCGTGACCGTCGAACCGTCGACTGCCGAGAAGTGCGAGCGCTGCTGGCACTACCGCCGCGACGTCGGCCACGACCACGCGCATCCGACGCTGTGCGGCCGCTGTACCAGCAACCTGTTCGGCGCCGGCGAGCAGCGCCGTTTCGCCTGA
- the lspA gene encoding signal peptidase II: MATKKKPIASGPKLVTRSSGASLFPWIGLSLIIVLLDQVTKLTVERTFAYAETVPVTSFFNLIKVYNPGAAFSFLGDASGWQRWLFLGIAIGAVVFCIYMMSKNASQRLFCFALALIMAGAIGNGIDRVVHGHVIDFLDFYWTGIGHFPAFNIADIGISVGAVLFVLDELRRVNKS, translated from the coding sequence ATGGCAACCAAAAAGAAACCCATCGCATCCGGTCCCAAACTCGTCACCCGCAGCAGCGGCGCCAGCCTGTTCCCCTGGATCGGCCTGTCCCTGATTATCGTGCTGCTCGACCAGGTCACCAAGCTCACCGTCGAACGCACCTTCGCCTATGCCGAGACGGTGCCGGTCACGAGCTTCTTCAACCTGATCAAGGTATACAACCCGGGTGCGGCGTTCAGCTTCCTGGGCGATGCCAGCGGCTGGCAGCGCTGGCTGTTCCTGGGAATCGCGATCGGCGCCGTGGTGTTCTGCATCTACATGATGTCCAAGAACGCGAGCCAGCGCCTGTTCTGCTTCGCCCTGGCGCTGATCATGGCCGGCGCGATCGGCAACGGCATCGACCGCGTCGTGCACGGGCACGTGATCGACTTCCTCGATTTCTACTGGACCGGCATCGGCCACTTCCCGGCCTTTAATATCGCCGACATCGGCATCTCGGTGGGCGCCGTGCTGTTCGTGCTCGACGAACTGCGGCGCGTCAATAAGTCTTAA
- the coaBC gene encoding bifunctional phosphopantothenoylcysteine decarboxylase/phosphopantothenate--cysteine ligase CoaBC, translated as MELKGKRIVLGLTGGVACYKAAELCRALVKQGASVQVVMTEAATHFIGAVTMQALSGQPVYLDQWDARMANNMAHIDLTRHADAILIAPCSADFMRKLAHGAADDLLSTLCVARPRHVPLHVAPAMNVEMWENPATQRNVTQLREDGICLFGPGCGSQACGETGLGRMLEAEELVEELIASFQHKVLAGRRVLITAGPTFEPIDPVRGITNLSSGKMGYALARAAREAGADVTLVSGPVSLPTPHGVRRIDVLTAQQMHDAVMAGVEGQHVFIGVAAVADWRVANASDQKIKKTADGAPPQLEFAQNADILASVANKVSLSGWPYCVGFAAESEQLEQYGAAKREKKGIPLLVGNIGHQTFGQDDNTVILFDESGQTVLERASKLTLARQLVSEIAKRIEQRSLLT; from the coding sequence ATGGAGTTGAAAGGCAAACGCATCGTCCTGGGCCTGACCGGGGGTGTGGCCTGCTACAAGGCGGCCGAACTGTGCCGCGCCCTGGTCAAGCAGGGCGCCAGCGTGCAGGTGGTCATGACCGAGGCCGCGACGCATTTCATCGGCGCCGTCACCATGCAGGCCCTCTCGGGCCAGCCGGTCTACCTGGACCAGTGGGATGCGCGCATGGCCAACAATATGGCCCACATCGACCTGACCCGCCACGCGGACGCCATCCTGATCGCGCCCTGCTCGGCCGATTTCATGCGCAAGCTGGCGCACGGCGCCGCCGACGACCTGCTGTCGACCTTGTGCGTGGCGCGTCCGCGCCATGTGCCGCTGCACGTGGCGCCGGCGATGAACGTCGAGATGTGGGAAAACCCGGCCACTCAGCGCAACGTGACGCAGCTGCGCGAGGACGGCATCTGCCTGTTCGGCCCCGGCTGCGGCTCGCAGGCCTGCGGCGAGACGGGTCTGGGCCGCATGCTGGAGGCCGAGGAACTGGTCGAAGAACTGATCGCCTCGTTCCAGCACAAGGTGCTGGCCGGACGGCGCGTGCTGATCACGGCCGGCCCGACCTTCGAACCGATCGACCCGGTGCGCGGCATCACCAATCTGTCGTCGGGCAAGATGGGTTATGCGCTGGCGCGCGCGGCGCGCGAGGCCGGCGCCGACGTGACCCTGGTCTCGGGCCCGGTGTCGCTCCCGACGCCGCACGGCGTGCGCCGCATCGACGTGCTGACCGCGCAGCAGATGCATGACGCCGTGATGGCGGGCGTGGAAGGCCAGCACGTGTTCATCGGCGTGGCCGCGGTGGCCGACTGGCGCGTGGCCAACGCTTCGGACCAGAAGATCAAGAAGACGGCGGACGGCGCGCCGCCGCAGCTCGAGTTCGCGCAGAACGCCGACATCCTGGCGTCGGTAGCCAACAAGGTGTCGCTGTCCGGCTGGCCCTATTGCGTGGGTTTCGCGGCCGAATCCGAGCAGCTGGAACAATACGGCGCCGCCAAGCGCGAGAAAAAAGGCATTCCCCTATTGGTGGGCAATATCGGCCACCAGACTTTCGGGCAGGATGACAATACCGTGATCCTGTTCGACGAGAGCGGCCAGACGGTGCTCGAACGGGCCAGCAAACTGACGCTGGCGCGCCAGCTGGTGTCCGAGATCGCCAAGCGCATCGAACAGCGCTCCCTGCTTACCTGA
- the dut gene encoding dUTP diphosphatase: MKNIDLKILDPRMKELLPAYGTPGSAGLDLRACLDAPLTIEPGQTVLVPTGLAIHIGDPGYAAMILPRSGLGHKSGIVLGNLVGLIDSDYQGQLMVSTWNRSATTFVLQPMDRLAQLIVVPVLQVGFNVVEEFASSDRGAGGFGSTGKQ; the protein is encoded by the coding sequence ATGAAGAATATCGACCTCAAGATCCTCGACCCGCGCATGAAAGAACTGCTGCCGGCCTACGGCACGCCGGGCAGTGCGGGCCTCGACCTGCGCGCCTGCCTCGATGCGCCGCTCACCATCGAGCCGGGGCAGACCGTGCTGGTGCCTACCGGCCTGGCCATCCACATCGGCGACCCGGGTTATGCCGCCATGATCCTGCCGCGCAGTGGGCTCGGCCATAAGAGCGGCATCGTTCTGGGCAATCTGGTAGGCTTGATCGACTCCGATTACCAGGGCCAGCTGATGGTCTCGACCTGGAATCGCAGCGCCACCACCTTCGTGCTGCAGCCGATGGACCGGCTGGCGCAGTTGATCGTGGTGCCGGTACTGCAGGTTGGCTTCAACGTGGTGGAGGAGTTCGCATCGAGCGACCGTGGCGCCGGAGGCTTCGGTAGCACCGGCAAACAATAA